In the Henningerozyma blattae CBS 6284 chromosome 8, complete genome genome, one interval contains:
- the PCH2 gene encoding Pch2p (similar to Saccharomyces cerevisiae PCH2 (YBR186W); ancestral locus Anc_8.558): protein MFMVDIQVSECSLLEVNAILQDLHPKNSTQDNEENTYSMKNFLQILKLVVQKKICKLPHNSLNGLIITQSDLFIEGQGSISIKTPPSEAQKKLICSLIKVMFYNIAEGKSLNEICDFNYNLILSLFVVKIYCEELVEFELENHSTYSLHNPTNSYEFLQRKIRSILDDTINTKEQEQTRRVGHFKEAHYQYNIFYNIEPKPKNSDISKSLVDDFNNIYINKDSDENESDNDGENMMSDDELTVVTDAESFSKKGLSSLNISKKTIEFTTITSLPSSEFEGVWESLHFENNLKQKIYSHSTIALKVADFTNIGRSKDFNISNISNNKLLLLHGPPGTGKTSICKALCQKLSVRQGNNYELDFNTIQEPKGILVELQCSKIFSRWFGESTKNISTIFNDIHKLLKIYEGRNIFVCLLIDEVETIALSRQSLLGKNESMDSVKVVSTLLTNLDSLKKYNNFLVLATSNLLESLDPAFKDRADAIFYVGSPSVSGIIKILNSSFQELLNKGVLTNKYANQSDPLKGQSYQSLITLLAEKCNVCIIILYFHQNTITCFDSLLTQIHAFFSHL from the coding sequence atgtttatGGTTGATATTCAAGTGTCTGAATGTTCACTGTTGGAAGTTAATGCAATATTACAGGATTTGCATCCCAAAAATTCTACACAggataatgaagaaaatacaTATtcgatgaaaaatttcttaCAAATTCTCAAATTAGTTgtacaaaagaaaatttgcAAACTGCCACATAACTCGCTCAATGGATTGATCATTACTCAAAGTGATCTTTTTATTGAAGGCCAAGGCTccatttcaataaaaactCCTCCATCTGAAgctcaaaaaaaattaatttgttccttaattaaagttatgttttataatatagCTGAAggtaaatctttaaatgaaatttgtGACttcaattataatttaatactatctttatttgtagtaaaaatttattgtGAAGAACTTGTTGAATTCGAATTAGAAAATCATTCAACGTATAGTTTACATAATCCAACCAATTCTTATGAATTtttacaaagaaaaattagatcAATTCTTGATGATACAATAAACACTAAGGAACAAGAACAAACGAGAAGAGTAGGCCATTTTAAAGAAGCACATTAccaatataatatattttacaatattGAGCCCAAGCCTAAGAATTCAGATATATCCAAAAGCTTGGTGGATgactttaataatatatatatcaataaagatagtgatgaaaatgaatcgGATAATGATGGTGAAAACATGATGTCCGATGATGAATTAACAGTGGTTACAGATGCTGAAAgcttttcaaaaaaaggACTATCTTCactaaatatttcaaaaaaaacaattgaatttacAACTATTACAAGTTTGCCATCTTCTGAATTCGAAGGTGTATGGGAATCCTTACATTtcgaaaataatttaaaacagAAGATCTACTCACATTCAACAATAGCTCTAAAAGTAGCTGATTTTACAAATATAGGGAGATCAAAAGATTTCAACATatctaatatttcaaataacaaGCTACTCCTATTACATGGACCACCAGGAACTGGGAAAACATCTATTTGCAAAGCATTATGCCAAAAGTTGTCAGTAAGACAGGGAAATAATTATGAACTGGATTTTAATACTATTCAAGAGCCTAAGGGCATACTCGTTGAATTACAATGCTCTAAAATATTCTCTAGATGGTTCGGAGAAtctacaaaaaatatatcaaccATATTCAATGACATCCACAAGTTACTGAAAATATATGAAggtagaaatatatttgtttgtCTTCTTATTGATGAAGTTGAGACGATTGCTCTTTCAAGACAAAGCTTATTAGGAAAGAATGAATCTATGGACAGTGTAAAAGTAGTAAGTACCTTGCTAACAAATTTggattctttaaaaaaatataacaacTTTCTAGTATTGGCAACTTCCAATTTGCTGGAATCACTGGATCCTGCATTCAAAGATAGGGCAGATGCAATATTTTATGTAGGTTCTCCTTCAGTAAGTGggattattaaaattttaaactCTAGTTTCCAAGAACTACTCAATAAAGGCGTGCTCACCAATAAATATGCCAATCAATCGGATCCCCTAAAAGGTCAGAGTTATCAAAGCCTTATTACTCTTTTAGCCGAAAAATGTAACGTATGTATAATTATACTTTATTTCCACCAGAATACCATAACGTGCTTTGATAGTTTACTAACACAAATACATGCTTTTTTCTCTCATCTTTAG
- the BRO1 gene encoding Bro1p (similar to Saccharomyces cerevisiae BRO1 (YPL084W); ancestral locus Anc_8.560) produces the protein MKAYVIDLLLKDTEKVSWKKGLSSYLKKTYGSHQWSRFYDEKLASKLDHLRDNANGELSPESHLDQNLMYYAYLEQLYLRLGNKSPQFKMDFTWYEAEYSTVAEISEDGGSSVKYTQSNLAFEKACTLYNIAAILVKASKEHINDADSKDSIKYMTQAMSCFHYISENFLNPPSRDLQTENTKFLKDLAHAQAQEMFVFKLVNNNDINENKQASLISKLASSTANLYTRCHDFLGNPGEEKSKTYGDPIWRNIITGKWRLFRSITAFNHAMFLEQTSKYGQAIAYLELASKEIHESIHFRHHLNEFIDFDSFESLIVKKKQQLNKDNDYIYHDIIPSSTVSLDTIKPMDAIKLENWLETMLKSFMDKIQGKADILFKGIIPMDIFEKDSIYSETKNLTLLRKELDNSQVADLEYTSFMDFTSLHTLLPKLESMYKNSNSNSQFENPKWEILKNKVSLILDTFNNKNFKDIPNQINMVINKRKEIQELLPLIPKDQMANIVKLKSSLLEASNSDEKLFALINTQNDNLRLLMDNDKVWLNFNKLLPAENLSPSLIDMDDDKQNQILNDLSNVKQMAEDLKLLKDERERIILELKDEVAKDDITRTLIVNLEKNESELNELFENELEKFTPLTTRIETTIFKQNSNINDIKLKLDQIFKVSGFNDHSKEDDQKIKECENFVTNLEISMKNFEIFQIDLPKGLNFYESLLKITKDLLNVTSSANNSTSPSNPNSALSSPLLPAKPSLVPPALPPQPSNLSSSFSNMTITSPPLQQSTFNSPNVTMTPQHYPINTQYQTQPQIPVPQPQSQTQTQLPPAYTPMAPMPGAFAQPTIAPQTQMPIAPSAIPTPMPYSNIPPKPPKNADPMVFKKENEREMKNLQRNPTDFYNKPSVFDEDLYSKFSK, from the coding sequence ATGAAAGCATACGTTATTGATCTGCTACTGAAAGATACAGAAAAAGTTAGTTGGAAAAAAGGCCTATCGTCTTACTTGAAGAAAACTTATGGCTCTCATCAATGGTCGAGGTTttatgatgaaaaattagcCTCAAAGTTAGATCATCTTAGGGATAATGCCAATGGAGAGTTATCTCCGGAATCGCATTTGGACCAGAATTTAATGTATTACGCTTACTTGGAACAATTGTACCTTCGTTTGGGTAATAAGAGTCCACAATTTAAAATGGATTTTACGTGGTATGAGGCTGAATATTCGACAGTTGCTGAAATTTCGGAAGATGGTGGATCATCAGTCAAATACACACAGAGTAATTTAGCTTTCGAGAAGGCCTGCACCTTGTATAACATAGCGGCTATTCTAGTGAAAGCTTCCAAAGAACATATCAATGATGCTGATTCGAAGGATTCAATTAAGTATATGACACAGGCTATGTCATGTTTTCATTACATATCAgagaattttttgaatcCCCCATCTAGAGATTTACAAACAGAAAAtaccaaatttttaaaagactTGGCCCATGCTCAGGCACAAGAAATGtttgtatttaaattagtcaataataatgatattaatgaGAATAAGCAAGCTTCTCTGATTAGTAAATTGGCAAGTTCAACAGCTAACTTATATACAAGATGTCACGATTTCCTAGGAAACCCTGgagaagaaaaatcaaaaactTATGGTGATCCAATATGgagaaatattataacGGGGAAATGGAGATTATTTAGATCCATTACAGCATTTAACCATGCTATGTTCTTGGAACAAACAAGTAAATATGGACAAGCCATCGCATATTTGGAATTAGCCTCTAAGGAAATTCATGAATCTATTCATTTTAGGCATCATTTAAATGAGtttattgattttgattcCTTTGAAAGTTTAATTGTTaagaaaaaacaacaattgaataaagACAATGATTATATTTACCATGATATAATTCCATCGTCAACTGTTTCTTTGGACACTATAAAGCCAATGGATGctattaaattagaaaattggTTAGAGACTATGTTAAAGTCTTTTATGGATAAGATCCAAGGAAAAGCAGATATTCTATTCAAGGGTATTATACCAATggatatttttgaaaaagatagTATCTATTCTGAGACAAAAAATCTTACATTATTGAGAAAAGAACTAGATAACTCTCAAGTTGCAGATCTAGAATATACTTCATTTATGGACTTTACAAGTTTACATACTTTATTGCCAAAACTAGAATCCATGTAtaagaattcaaattcaaattctcaATTCGAAAATCCAAAATGGGAaatcttaaaaaataaggttagtttaattcttgacacttttaataataaaaattttaaagatattccaaatcaaatcaatatGGTGATTAATAAGCGTAAAGAGATTCAAGAATTGCTGCCACTTATTCCCAAGGATCAAATGGCAAATATcgttaaattaaaatccTCCTTATTAGAGGCTTCGAATTCggatgaaaaattatttgcattaattaatacacaaaatgataatttaagATTATTGATGGATAATGATAAAGTTTGGTTaaactttaataaattgttaCCGGCAGAAAACTTATCTCCAAGCTTGATTGATATGGATGATGACaaacaaaatcaaatattaaatgatttaagCAATGTTAAACAGATGGCagaagatttaaaattattaaaagacgaaagagaaagaattatattagaattaaaagatgaagTTGCCAAAGATGATATTACTAGAACCTTAATTGTTaatcttgaaaaaaatgaatctgaattaaatgaaCTTTTCGAAAATGAATTGGAGAAATTTACTCCTCTAACCACTAGAATTGAAACAACGATTTTTAAAcagaattcaaatattaatgacattaaattaaaattggatcaaatatttaaagtttcTGGATTTAACGATCATTCAAAAGAAGATGATCAAAAGATCAAAGAATGTGAAAATTTTGTTACAAACTTGGAAATTTctatgaaaaattttgaaatttttcaaattgattTACCAAAGggtttgaatttttatgaatcattattaaaaataaccAAAGATTTGCTAAATGTAACAAGTTCAGCAAACAACAGCACCTCACCATCAAACCCAAACTCAGCTTTATCTTCACCATTACTCCCAGCCAAACCTTCATTGGTTCCGCCTGCATTACCTCCTCAGCCTAGTAATTTATCTTCGAGTTTTAGTAATATGACTATTACTTCCCCACCACTTCAGCAATCGACGTTTAATTCTCCTAATGTGACTATGACTCCACAGCATTATCCTATTAATACACAGTATCAAACACAACCTCAGATTCCTGTTCCTCAACCTCAGTCTCAAACACAAACTCAATTACCACCTGCTTATACACCAATGGCACCAATGCCAGGTGCCTTTGCACAACCTACTATTGCACCACAAACACAAATGCCAATAGCTCCATCTGCTATTCCCACTCCAATGCCGTACTCCAACATTCCACCAAAGCCACCAAAGAATGCTGATCCGATGGTTTTTAAGAAAGAGAATGAACGGgagatgaaaaatttacaaagaAATCCTACAGACTTTTATAATAAACCTTCTGTTTTTGATGAAGATCTGTATTCGAAATTTAGTAAATGA
- the MBA1 gene encoding Mba1p (similar to Saccharomyces cerevisiae MBA1 (YBR185C); ancestral locus Anc_8.561) produces the protein MLLSIQSSKLLIQPFVPLSSRRSFVITRYLLNDTEKNISKLAAKSQKKKADKPIGVRNLGVATQLYIPPTGKSLVGLWKTHPKLYLQCVFRRMFNLGLNTIQIAVWRHQTGLSPQFALWRTKATKLYADVHSSFAKKSLAPVNDKISIWVQDALSSRLQQLPRSVSLDWKLLKFHKVPKIVSLQCLMIPGTPLEYLQIVYRFETRQRLIRFDKITGKTEKYDRDVVDNMAFICQAETNKVYLIGSVFESKPTDTFKRDIKLDNKVALTRIVKNADIYRVSD, from the coding sequence ATGCTACTTTCAATTCAGAGTTCCAAACTACTCATACAGCCGTTCGTTCCACTGTCAAGCAGACGTTCTTTCGTGATAACTCGATACCTTCTAAATGAcacagaaaaaaatatatctaaaCTAGCAGCAAAGTcacagaaaaaaaaggcAGATAAACCTATTGGTGTTAGAAATCTGGGAGTTGCCACccaattatatattccaCCTACTGGCAAATCTCTGGTTGGGCTATGGAAAACCCATCCTAAACTTTATCTGCAATGTGTATTTCGTCGAATGTTCAACTTAGGTCTTAATACAATTCAAATTGCTGTATGGAGACATCAAACAGGACTTTCCCCACAATTTGCATTATGGAGAACGAAAGCTACTAAACTTTATGCTGATGTTCATTCCTCGTTTGCCAAGAAATCATTGGCTCCCgtaaatgataaaatttcaatatggGTACAAGATGCATTATCCTCACGTCTACAACAACTACCAAGATCTGTGTCATTGGATTGGAAGCTGTTAAAGTTTCATAAAGTTCCAAAGATTGTCTCTTTACAATGTTTGATGATTCCAGGGACACCGttagaatatttacaaATCGTATATAGGTTTGAGACTCGCCAACGATTAATCCgttttgataaaataacAGGCAAAActgaaaaatatgataGGGATGTTGTAGATAATATGGCATTCATTTGTCAAGCTGAGACTAACAAAGTTTATTTGATCGGGTCTGTTTTTGAAAGTAAGCCTACTGATACATTTAAAAGAGATATTAAACTGGATAATAAAGTAGCCCTTACAAGAATAGTGAAGAATGCAGATATATACAGAGTCTCTGATTGA
- the SEC16 gene encoding COPII coat assembly protein SEC16 (similar to Saccharomyces cerevisiae SEC16 (YPL085W); ancestral locus Anc_8.562) produces MSQELQQPQQQDLVISSEVLPSTKVGKSSQDDSVEDVNQKDDLPSDNETRTSNEKLKAPVVVEKKAEEGLTSKIASNIMAIEENTKSLSSIVSPEKLRFSFLDDDDDLLGDDETESDKESSTTNTKSSSQNSHISMVQQFPISLSSPLENIQQPFQLKSPMQTSKYQPHNEPVPSRNFTTSPLPLNGIVQPKLFNQFLHSNQNPSSLPHPTSPFNRLNNSQSPIVKIIDSEKSKTDAFDFPIDILAHSPVQKNNTINLQQNHAKPIHVSSKKPDFQIETNNYLGYTTTTATTANNNNNNNNNNIFFRSSSHAKVNYKRPINPYSIEPKDTLPPLEPLKHQGIVLPKNIFPQQNSIISTPISNSPNLATTNIFTDTNSRFNNFQMHVRSNSNTINNSIRSNNLATLITSNSLGNTIRQPADFDADLIPSIQGMVNSITNQYIDNQIPISPTNTTRNNNGNNVMRTGRNHAGSISNIYAPTKGGKYAPVVNPNEQSFSNSNSNSNSNSNSLSKYYSRDLTQLNNTGIITTSNCKLEERSNNELLQTQFPIFNWSSSTNFVYGLPLLPIDLPYVLNQNSNSIENLKIVPISNILKTDGYLESFPGPLINKKIKNDTIIQWLNDLQKNHHELLIDSNVKIIFNILLVLLNDDDIATNKNIKMMSKFLYNQNNLNSMLEQNSIDNQILNLTKNNLPLISSSNINTNDSNSIKLDSFSQLKCFAYLQNGDHKNAVKLALSKKDFNLALLIGNLMKKEEWSKIMETCLQQEFNNNTLASYCIHHLLNVTFQVFNGNTKNLIGKLYKDRSQQKWFIENWNIIVGFLLNNLNDEIFKTSNNNKYENSIPIVLKEFLLEFGIFLAKFDQTLPSTIIFMIIHLPLKNEMLSDTDIYFNKICESNSILSILFTEIYDFTFNLKYQTNFNIFLLKLKSQHAKILFENNLLNKASKYFDDILGKLKSITTKNKDILEVRIIESQIHDYQNKITDINNKNAWLVKPAMTSVWGQLDKSFNKYIGGDSLDDFEDNKNGIQDIATQMSSRLNSNDQNWINNKLPSFSAFNNNPSNELNSINQNGNNIYSFFPNMYSPSKLSNTRSFTNIPSVNKTKGESLFIPANNINGYLSGTNSARNILHDQSQGETNNKSFPMEKTKSNFENRNLDKNIFHNDTSLIRKVNTTNSPANIPAILPSTEFKKIIATSPTRYVERQVHISNIKNPSSKDKIVPDKVTINSILNDPIEQDEKQTVTTSKNQFISNATDKNISVVKENLENDLKFKESSAETNNQQFETLDKTSSLKSLSFSHKRSLSHNDALTSAGNPSMNSVSTSVNNFGPIKESEKITDNLFAPMIKSKSETNENQFKPVKNEYEDIIEDSSDSESESDDVPEKESKQSNNQQDNPYTHSQVGTVSSKLFTWFNRVPKAKLGTSSTFHYDEDLKRWVRSESVDNRPPQEYLNVTNLDKIQQTEKSIRQYNPYNINISATNQLSPHVSPPPINEPIHLH; encoded by the coding sequence GATTTTCATTtcttgatgatgatgatgatttgtTAGGTGATGATGAAACTGAATCAGATAAAGAATCTTCTACAACAAACACAAAATCAAGTAGTCAAAATAGTCACATTTCCATGGTCCAACAATTCCCCATTTCTCTTTCAAGCcctttggaaaatattcaGCAACCTTTCCAATTGAAAAGTCCAATGCAAACATCAAAATATCAACCACATAATGAACCAGTTCCTTCTAGAAATTTCACTACTTCTCCGCTACCTTTAAATGGTATTGTTCAACCTAAGTTATTTAATCAATTCTTACATTCCAATCAAAACCCTTCATCTCTTCCACATCCTACTTCTCCATTTAACAGATTGAATAATTCTCAAAGCccaattgtaaaaattataGATTCAGAGAAATCTAAAACAGATGCCTTTGATTTCCCTATAGATATTTTAGCGCATTCACCtgttcaaaaaaataatactataaaTTTGCAACAAAATCATGCAAAACCAATACACGTCTCGTCAAAAAAGCCTGATTTTCAAATAGAAACTAATAATTATCTTGGTtatactactactactgcGACTACTgcaaacaataataataataataataataataatatattctttcGTTCATCTTCACATGCCAAAGTAAATTATAAGAGGCCAATCAATCCTTATTCAATTGAGCCTAAGGATACTTTACCTCCCTTAGAGCCTTTAAAACATCAAGGGATTGTATTacctaaaaatattttcccTCAACAAAATAGTATAATATCAACCCCAATTAGTAATTCTCCAAACTTGGCCActacaaatatatttaccGATACTAATTCAagattcaataattttcaaatgcATGTTCGTAGTAATTCAAACAcgattaataattcaattagatctaataatttagcTACTTTGATCacttcaaattctttagGGAATACCATTAGACAGCCTGCAGATTTTGACGCAGATCTCATACCTTCTATTCAAGGCATGGTCAATAGCATTACTaatcaatatattgataatcAAATTCCAATTTCTCCAACAAATACtacaagaaataataatggtaataatgtAATGAGAACGGGAAGAAATCATGCAGGATCTATATCAAACATTTATGCTCCAACTAAAGGGGGTAAATATGCACCTGTTGTCAATCCAAATGAAcaatctttttcaaattcaaattcaaattcaaattcaaattcaaattctctatcaaaatattattcaagaGATCTAACTCAATTGAATAACACTGGCATTATTACTACATCTAATTGTAAGTTGGAAGAAAGAagtaataatgaattattacaaaCACAATTCCccatttttaattggtcTTCTTCAACTAATTTTGTTTATGGTTTACCTTTGCTTCCAATTGATTTACCATatgttttaaatcaaaactcaaattctattgaaaatttaaaaatagttccaatttctaatattttaaagacTGATGGTTATTTGGAGTCATTCCCAGGGccattaattaataaaaaaattaaaaatgatactATAATTCAGTGGttaaatgatttacaaaaaaatcatcatgaattattaatcgattcaaatgttaaaattatttttaatattttattggtTTTActtaatgatgatgatattgcaacaaacaaaaatattaaaatgatgtcaaaatttttatataatcaaaataatttgaactCTATGTTAGAACAAAATTCTATTGataatcaaattttaaatctcacaaaaaataatttaccattgattagtagtagtaatattaatactaaTGATTCTAATTCCATAAAACTTGACAGTTTTAGTCAATTAAAATGTTTTGCTTATCTGCAGAATGGAGATCATAAAAATGCTGTAAAATTAGCTCTTTCGaaaaaagattttaatttggctttattaattgggaatttaatgaaaaaagaagaatggTCTAAAATTATGGAAACATGCTTACaacaagaatttaataataacactTTAGCCTCTTATTGTATCcatcatttattaaatgttACTTTCCAAGTATTCAATGGTAATACCAAAAATTTGATtggtaaattatataaagatCGATCCCAACAAAAATggtttattgaaaattggaACATTATTGTTGGATTTCTTCTAAATAATcttaatgatgaaatttttaaaactagcaataataataagtaTGAAAATTCAATTCCAATAGTTTTAAAGGAATTCTTACTggaatttggaatattcCTTGCAAAATTTGATCAAACCTTACCTTCGACAATAATTTTCATGATAATACATTtacctttgaaaaatgaaatgttATCAGACActgatatttattttaataaaatttgtgAAAGTAATTCCATTTTATCGATACTATTTACTGAAATTTATGATTTTACTTTTAacttaaaatatcaaacaaatttcaatatatttttgttaaaattaaaatctcAGCATgctaaaatattatttgaaaataatttattaaataaagcttcaaaatattttgatgatATCTTAGGTAAACTTAAATCTATtactactaaaaataaagatattttagaGGTAAGAATTATTGAGTCACAGATTCAtgattatcaaaataaGATTAcagatataaataataaaaatgcaTGGTTAGTGAAACCGGCAATGACTTCTGTTTGGGGTCAACTTGATAAATcattcaataaatatattggaGGTGATTCTCTTGATGATtttgaagataataaaaatggaatACAAGACATTGCTACCCAAATGAGTTCTAGACTCAATAGTAACGATCAAAATTggataaataataaactcCCATCATTTTCTgcattcaataataatcctTCTAACgaattaaattcaataaatcaaaatgggaataatatttattcttttttcccAAATATGTACTCTCCTTCTAAACTCTCAAACACTAGATCATTTACAAATATTCCTAGtgtaaataaaacaaaaggAGAGTCCTTATTTATACCcgcaaataatattaatggtTATTTAAGTGGAACTAACTCAgcaagaaatattttacatgATCAATCACAAGGAGAGacgaataataaaagtttCCCAATGGAGAAAACAAAGAgcaattttgaaaatagaaatcttgataaaaatatatttcacaATGATACTTCTCTCATTAGAAAAGTTAATACAACTAATTCGCCTGCTAATATTCCAGCAATTTTACCTTCCACAgaatttaagaaaattattgcCACAAGTCCAACTAGATATGTGGAAAGACAGGTTCAtatatctaatattaaGAATCCTTCTTCCAAGGATAAGATCGTTCCAGATAAAGTCacaataaattcaattttaaacGACCCTATAGAGCAAGATGAGAAACAAACTGTTACAACATCCAAGAATCAATTTATTAGTAATGCAACggataaaaatatttctgtAGTAAAAGAAAACTTAGAAAATGacttaaaatttaaagaatcttCAGCTGAAACCAATAATCAACAGTTTGAAACATTGGATAAAACCTCTTCACTAAAATCATTGTCATTTTCTCATAAAAGATCATTATCGCATAATGATGCCCTAACTTCAGCAGGAAACCCTTCGATGAATAGTGTATCCACATCTGTAAACAATTTTGGACCGATTAAAGAAAGTGAAAAGATCACAGATAACCTCTTTGCACCTATGATCAAATCTAAATCAGAAACTAATGAAAATCAGTTTAAACCagttaaaaatgaatatgaagATATCATAGAGGATAGTTCTGATTCAGAAAGTGAATCTGATGATGTCCCAGAGAAAGAATCAAAACAGTCTAACAATCAGCAGGATAACCCATACACTCACAGTCAAGTAGGAACTGTTAGTAGCAAGTTATTTACATGGTTCAATAGAGTACCAAAGGCAAAACTAGGTACATCTTCAACATTCCACTATGATGAGGATTTGAAAAGATGGGTTCGGTCAGAGTCTGTTGATAATCGACCACCTcaagaatatttgaatgtTACCAATCTTGATAAAATCCAACAAACAGAAAAAAGTATCCGACAATATAATCCTTATAACATAAATATATCCGCTACTAATCAACTTTCCCCACATGTCTCACCACCGCCCATAAATGAGCCCATTCACCTACACTGA